Proteins found in one Thunnus maccoyii chromosome 5, fThuMac1.1, whole genome shotgun sequence genomic segment:
- the c5h12orf29 gene encoding uncharacterized protein C12orf29 homolog: protein MRRLGSVQQKIPCVFLTEVKEEQSRKRDCQQFQVVATENVNPVALEANIDCALATEKLDGTCCYVTVYKGQPYLWARLDRKPNKQAEKRFKKYQHSHRSCKGFTWNVEEDFKMVPETWIPAHRVKHHNGQPVPDEHGHIPGWVPVEKDNKQYCWHSSVVDYEVGAALVLRPGAEDEDVLEIAAVPLADLLEQTLELIGTNVNGNPYGLGSKKQPVHCLVSHGSVRIRNPPPVDFQQLCSWFQESPEGRVEGIVWHCNDGTLIKVHRHHLGLRWPDGETCLGNKPVVLHVDGMVDEYNNSKDLFTSFSRLNGHCFNQLQDIQYDL, encoded by the exons atgcgACGTCTGGGCTCGGTTCAGCAGAAGATACCGTGTGTTTTCCTAACGGAGGTGAAGGAAGAACAGTCCAGAAAACGCGACTGTCAG cAATTTCAGGTTGTTGCCACTGAAAATGTGAACCCAGTAGCTCTGGAGGCAAATATTGACTGTGCACTGGCCACAGAGAAATTGGACGGCACCTGCTGTTATGTCACAGTTTATAAAG GGCAACCGTACCTTTGGGCTCGACTCGACAGGAAACCCAACAAACAGGCTGAGAAGAGATTCAAAAAGTATCAGCATTCTCACAGGAGCTGTAAAG GTTTCACATGGAACGTAGAGGAAGACTTCAAGATGGTTCCAGAGACGTGGATCCCAGCCCACAGGGTCAAACATCACAACGGCCAACCAGTACCTGATGAACATGGACACATTCCAG GTTGGGTTCCAGTGGAGAAGGACAACAAGCAGTACTGTTGGCACTCCTCTGTGGTGGATTATGAAGTCGGGGCGGCTCTCGTTCTCAGGCCCGGCGCTGAAGATGAAGACGTGCTGGAAATCGCAGCGGTCCCGTTGGCCGACCTCCTGGAACAAACGCTAGAGCTCATCGGAACCAACGTTAACGGAAACCCTTACG GTTTGGGGAGTAAGAAGCAGCCTGTCCACTGCCTGGTGTCACACGGGAGCGTTCGAATCAGAAACCCTCCTCCAGTGGACTTCCAGCAGCTGTGCTCCTGGTTCCAGGAGAGTCCCGAGGGCCGGGTCGAGGGCATCGTCTGGCACTGCAATGACGGCACACTCATTAAG GTTCATCGTCACCACCTGGGGCTCAGGTGGCCAGACGGGGAAACCTGCCTGGGCAACAAGCCGGTGGTCCTTCACGTCGACGGGATGGTCGATGAGTATAACAACAGCAAGGACTTGTTCACATCCTTCTCAAGACTTAACGGACACTGTTTCAATCAGCTTCAGGACATCCAGTATGACCTGTAA